The stretch of DNA AGGAATCCAGGCGCGATCGCGGTCAGCGGTTTTACCGTCACGTCCGGCTCCTGCAGCGACCCGTTGACGACGAAATCGACGGCGAGGAATCCCTCGCTCTTCACGCCGGTGATGATCCTGCCGATGAGCGGAATGGCGCCCAGGATCTGGCCCAGGCCATAGGCGGGAACGAGGGTGCCTTCGAAATGCACCTTATCGCTCGCGCGCTCGATCTGGCCTTTGCCGGAAAGGCCGAGCGCCGGGCCGTAGGCGCCGAAATCGGCGAGCGAGACCGTGCGAGCATCCTGGCTCAAGGTGCCACCCACGCGCGAGAAGCCGATCCCTTGCCCGGACAAGGCCTCGAGGAGGCCGGTCAAGGAGGCGAGAGAGGCGATGCGCGCCAGGACCGGCGCGCGATTGGCGGTGACGTTGCGGATGTCGAGAGTCCCTTGAAACGGCAGCCCGGGGGCATCGATGTCGCAGCTCCCCTCGAGGCTGAAGCTGCCGCCGGCAAGATTGTCGAGCACGCCCAATCCGGCCAACAGCGCGCCGGCATCGGGCGCGGTGAGCTGGAAGGTCTGGCCGCGGTCCTGGCCGGAAAGCGCCAGCTTGAAGCTGCCGGTAGCCCCGGCGACACCGTTGGCGCTGATCGTGCGCCAGACCTTGCCATCGGAAGTCAGCATGGCGCTCGCATGATTGATCGCGTGCTTCGGCAACACCATGAGGCGGTCGACCGCGATGGCGATCTGCAGGCGCGGCCCCGTCTTCTCGGCGCTGCTCGGCCTGGTCTCGTCCTCGAACAAGGGCCGGAGATCGAGGCTCGGGCCGTTGAGCGTGGCGACGTATTCACCCTCGTGCTGCTGGGCGATCACGGCGGCAAGATCCGTCTCGCCGCGCCGCACGCGCTCGATGGTGACGGTCTCGATGGCGCCGCCGGGACCAAAGGAGACTTTGCCGGCCGTCTCCAGAGCGCCGGCGCGGATGCGAATGGGCTCGATCCGCGTCACGCGATCGCCGTCGATGAAGAGGGTGAAGGATGCGCGCCCCTCCTTCAGGCTCGGCTCGCGCCAGCCCAGCTCCGGGACGGCGACGGACGCGCCGGCGAGATCGAGGGCCACCTCCACTTTGATCGGCTCGCCCGAAGGCTGGGCCAGGTGCACTTCGGCGGCGACCGGGCCCTGCAGATAACCTCCCGTGCCGAACCCGAGCCGGGCGCGCCCGCCATCGTCAATGCGCCCTTTGAGGTCGATGCGCCGCCGCTCCCTGGCGGAATTCGCGAAGTTCTCCCGCCAGGCGAGGCTGACCGGGGTGCCGGCGAGCTTCGCATCACCGCTCACATCCATGCCCTGGCCATCCAGGCGCAGACCCAAGACGCCGTCGCTCAACTGCCAGTCGCGCACCACCTTGGGGACGACGACCTCGCGCATATTGGCGGCGGCCGCCAGCGCCACCTGTTCCAAGGTCAGCCGCTTGATCAATGGAAAGCGGAAGACCAGCCTGACCGCGACCCGGCCTTGCACCTGCGAGATGTCCAGGCCGAGCTTGCTCGGGTAGCCCAGGGGCTTCTGATCCAGCACCTCGAGGGTGTCCTTGAGCGGCCCCTGGAGCACGATCTCGATCCCCGCCTGCTGATCGGGCTCGGCAAGACCGGTGATCGCCACCGTCGAGGGACCGAGCCGCAAACCCTTGAGCACGCCGGTATTGAGCTGGATGTCGAAGCGGTCGTTGGAGAAGGTGGCGCTGCCGCCGACGCCGCCGACCGGCGGCAAGGGTGCGAGATAGCGAACCGTGATGCCATCGAAGCTCATCGCCCCGGCGATCGATCTCAGCACGAACGAACCCGGCTCGAGGTCCCTGACCTGGCCGATGATCCTGGCATGCGCCTCGTGCAGCATGCCGCCCGAGAGGTTGGCGAGCACCCATTGGCGCGCATTGCTGCCGACGCGCTCCGGCCACCAATCCTTGAAGGCGTTCGTCGGCATCTCCTCGAGCGCGGCGTCGGCCTCGAGGAGACCCGGCCCTTCCAGCCCGACCAAGCGGCCGCTTGCCTTGAGCTTGGGCCCGCCCAAGTCGACATAAAGCCGATCCAACCGAAGCGTGTGCGTGGCGCTCTCGTAGCCGAGACCGAGGTTCACAGCCTCGACCGGCAGGTCGCCGCCGTAGAGTTCCGGCAACGCCAAGCGGCCGCGCCCGCCATTGAGGTCGAGACGCGCGGAGAGGAGATGCTGGCCGGCATCGAAGCTGACGCTGGCCGACCCGTCGATGAGCAGCTTGACCCGGCCCACGGGCTCGAGCGCAGGAAGACGTGCCGCGAGGAAGGCTGGATCCATGCCGCGGAAGGTGGCGCTCGCCTCGGCCTCGCCGGTGGCGCGGCGATAGCGCCCGCCGCCCTGCACCGGCACCAGCTGCCCGCCGATGTCGAGCTCGCCCCTGATCCAGGCTGAGATGCCCTCCTCGTCGCGGGCGGCATCCAGATCGAGGCTGGGCGCCCGCCAGGCGAGGCCGCTGGCGCGGTCCTCGATCGCGAGCTCGCCATCGACGATCTTGAGGCGGTTCAGCAATCCGGCGGGGGAGTTCTGTCCCGGCGGGGCCAGGAGACTGCCGAGAAGGCCGCCGGCGGCGCTTTCGGAGTCCAGGCCAGCCTCATCGCCAAGGCCCAGCTTCAAGGAGCCGTCTACCTCCCGCACCAGCCTCAGGCGCGGTCCCAGCATGTCGATGCCGGTTGGAGCCACGACCCCGTGCAGGAGCGCGCTCAGGCTCAAGCGGATGGCGAGCGCCGGCACCGCCGCCACGGTCTTGCCGTCGGCGGCGAGCGCGCGCACGTCGCGGACGCGAAGATCGACGGAGCGCTCCCAGCTCGCCCAGACCAGCTCGGTGCCGCCGACCTTGGTGGTGAGCGAGCCGTCCGGAGCGGTCAGCGCCGCTTCGATGAAAGGCGTCAGAAATCCGAGATTGATCGGCCCGGCCGAGAGCCGCCACAGGACGAGCGCGGCAACGATCATGACGCCGGCCAGGATTTCGGCCGCGACTACGCCCGTGCGCCGGATCACCGGCCGCCTCGCTGGTACCGGGGCCGGCTTCGTATTGTCAGGCGCGGCAGCCTCGCTTTGCTTGACCTCACCCCGCGCGCTCCCGCACCTTGACCGAACCCGAACCGCCCCATGTCCACTTTACTCCGAGTCTCCCCACGAGAGGAATTCCCCGAGCCGGCCGATCCGCAGGCCGCCGCCGTCGGCTTGGAGCGCTGGCGCGAGCGCGCGCTCGAATCGGATGGCGAAGCGCGGCAGGCGACGCGCTGGGTCGAGGATCTGATCGCCAGCGCCTCCGGGCGGCGCATGCTGGCGGCGGTCTTCGGCAACAGCCCGTTCCTGACCGAATGCTTGCTGGCCGAACCGCCTTTCCTGCAAAGGCTGCTCGAGGACGGCCCGCAAGCGACCTTGGCGCGGCTCTTGGGCGAGATCGAGCAAGGCACCCCCGGGCTCGACACGCCCGACCTCATGGCAAGGCTCAGGATCGCCCGCCGCCGCACCGCCTTGACCATCGCGCTCGCCGATCTCGCCGGCGCCTGGCCGGTCGAAGAGGTGACCCAGGGATTGAGCCTGTTCGCCGACCGCGTGCTCGAGGTCACGGTCGATCACGTTCTAAGGCAGGCGCATGCCGCCGGGCGGCTGCAGCTGGCCGATCCCCTCAGGCCGAGCGCGGGATCGGGCTTCTTCGTGCTCGCCATGGGCAAGCTCGGCGCCCACGAGCTCAACTACTCGAGCGACATCGATTTGATCGTCCTCTACGACAGCGCGCTTCCCGCCTATGGCGAGATCGACGATCTGCAGGCGCGCTTCGTGCGCGCGACCCGCGAGCTCGTCCGCATCCTCGAGGAGCGTACCGCCGAAGGCTATGTCTTTCGCACCGACCTCAGGCTTCGCCCCGACCCGTCGGCGACGCCGGTCGCCCTCTCGGTCGACGCGGCCGAGGTCTACTACGAGAGCCTCGGCCAGAACTGGGAGCGTGCCGCCATGATCAAGGCCCGGGTCGCCGCCGGCGACAAGCCGGCAGGCGAGCGCTTCCTCAAGCATCTCCGCCCATTCATCTGGCGGCGCAGCCTCGACTTCGCCGCGATCCAGGACATCCACTCGATCAAGCGGCAGATCTATGCGCACCGCGGCGGCCGCGACATCAGCCTCAATGGCCACAATTTGAAGCTCGGCCGCGGCGGCATCCGCGAGATCGAGTTCTTCGCCCAGACCCAGCAGCTCATCTGGGGCGGGCGCGACCCAAGGCTGCGAGCGACGGCGACCTGCGCCACGCTCGAGGCCCTGGTCGAGGCCGACCGGGTGGAGGCGAAAGCCGCCGCCGAGCTCATCGAAGCCTATCGCTACCTGCGCAAGGTCGAGCACCGCCTGCAGATGATCGGCGATGCCCAGACCCAGACCTTGCCCGAAGACGATGCAGGGATGCGCCAGCTCGCGGTCTTTCTGGGGTATCCCGATGCCGCCTCGTTCGGCCAGGCGCTGCTCAAGAACCTGCGAACCGTCGAACGCCACTACGCGCATTTGTTCGAGGAGGCGCCCAGCCTCAGCACGCCGGGCAATCTGGTCTTCACCGGCGCCGACGATGATCCCGGCACGGTCGAGACCCTCCGCTCGCTCGGATATCGCGACACCTCCATGGTCTGCCAGACCGTCCGCGGCTGGCACCATGGACGTCATCGCGCCACCAGGAGCGAGCGGGCGCGCCAGCTCCTGACCGAGCTCATGCCGGCGCTCATCGGCGCGCTCGCCAAGACCGCCGATCCCGATGCGGCGTTCCTGCGCTTCGATGAGTTCCTGTCGCGGCTGCCGGCCGGCGTCGCCCTCTTCTCGCTCTTTCATTCCAATCCGGGCCTGCTCGGGCTCATTGCCGAGATCATGGGTGCGGCACCCAGGCTGGCCGAGGCCTTGAGCCGGCAACCGGCGCGCCTCGATGCGGTCTTGAGCGAGCAGTTGGAAGCCCTGCAGCCCGCCGCTCCCCAGCTTCGCGCCGACCTCGAATCGATGCTGACCCAGGCCCGCGACTACGAGGACATGCTGGATCTGTCGCGGCGCTGGCTCGAAGACCGCAAGTTCCGCCTCGGCGTCCAGGTGCTGCGCGGCCTGATCGATGCGGAAGCGGCCGGACCCGAGCTGGCCGATCTCGCCGAGACCGTGGTTTCGGTCTTGATGCCGCTCGTGGCCGGGGCCTTCGCCGAGACCCACGGCCGGGTTCCCGGCGCCGACATGGCCGTGCTCGCCTTGGGCAAGCTCGGCGGCCGGGAGATGACGATCGCCTCCGACCTCGATCTCATCTTCGTCTATGACGCGGCGGTCGACGTCGAATCCGACGGCCCGAAGCCGCTGCTCGCCGGGCAGTATTTCGGCCGGCTCAGCCAGCGCCTGCTGGCCGGGCTCTCGGCCTTGACCGCGGAGGGCCGCATGTACGAGGTCGACATGCGCCTCCGGCCGTCGGGCAGCAAGGGACCGATCGCCTCCAACCTCGAAGGCTTCGTGCGCTACCATGACGAATCCGCCTGGTCCTGGGAGCACTTGGCCTTGACCCGCGCCCGGCCGATCGCCGGACCCGAAGGGCTGCGGCAAGCGGCGACGGCGGTGATCAAGGACGTGCTGACCCGCCGGCGCGATCCCGACAAGCTCATCATCGACGTCGCCGACATGCGCCAGCGCATGGCGAAGGAGCAGGCGCGCCCAACCGGCACCATCTCCGATTGGGAGATCAAGCATCGCAGCGGCGGGCTGGTCGATGTGGAGTTCATCGCCCAGTATCTCCAGCTCCGCCACGCCCATGACCATCCCGAGGTGCTGGCGACCAACACCACGGTGGCGCTTGAGAAGCTGGCGGAGGCGGGCCTGATCGCCAAGCGTACCGCCGCCGAGCTCATCCGCGCGACCGGGTTCTGGCGCCGGTTGCAAGGCCTGTTGCGGCTGACGGTCAGCGGCGAGCCCGAGGATCGGACCATTCCCGACGGCGTGAAAGAGGCCCTGGCGCTGGCCGGCGGCGCCGCCGACTTCGATCGCCTGAAGAGGGAGATGAGCGATGTCGCCCGGCGCGTCGGCCGGCACTATCAGCGGCTGATCGAGGCGCCGGCGGCAAAGCTGGCGGAGAAGCGAAAGAGCAAAGGAGCAACTGCATGAGCCTCAAGCTTGGCGATAAGGCCCCTGACTTCACCTTGCCCGCCGCGGGCGGCGGCGAGGTGAAGCTGTCGGCGCTCAAGGGCAAGAAGGTGATCGTCTACTTCTATCCGCGCGACGACA from Pseudomonadota bacterium encodes:
- a CDS encoding AsmA-like C-terminal domain-containing protein, with the translated sequence MIRRTGVVAAEILAGVMIVAALVLWRLSAGPINLGFLTPFIEAALTAPDGSLTTKVGGTELVWASWERSVDLRVRDVRALAADGKTVAAVPALAIRLSLSALLHGVVAPTGIDMLGPRLRLVREVDGSLKLGLGDEAGLDSESAAGGLLGSLLAPPGQNSPAGLLNRLKIVDGELAIEDRASGLAWRAPSLDLDAARDEEGISAWIRGELDIGGQLVPVQGGGRYRRATGEAEASATFRGMDPAFLAARLPALEPVGRVKLLIDGSASVSFDAGQHLLSARLDLNGGRGRLALPELYGGDLPVEAVNLGLGYESATHTLRLDRLYVDLGGPKLKASGRLVGLEGPGLLEADAALEEMPTNAFKDWWPERVGSNARQWVLANLSGGMLHEAHARIIGQVRDLEPGSFVLRSIAGAMSFDGITVRYLAPLPPVGGVGGSATFSNDRFDIQLNTGVLKGLRLGPSTVAITGLAEPDQQAGIEIVLQGPLKDTLEVLDQKPLGYPSKLGLDISQVQGRVAVRLVFRFPLIKRLTLEQVALAAAANMREVVVPKVVRDWQLSDGVLGLRLDGQGMDVSGDAKLAGTPVSLAWRENFANSARERRRIDLKGRIDDGGRARLGFGTGGYLQGPVAAEVHLAQPSGEPIKVEVALDLAGASVAVPELGWREPSLKEGRASFTLFIDGDRVTRIEPIRIRAGALETAGKVSFGPGGAIETVTIERVRRGETDLAAVIAQQHEGEYVATLNGPSLDLRPLFEDETRPSSAEKTGPRLQIAIAVDRLMVLPKHAINHASAMLTSDGKVWRTISANGVAGATGSFKLALSGQDRGQTFQLTAPDAGALLAGLGVLDNLAGGSFSLEGSCDIDAPGLPFQGTLDIRNVTANRAPVLARIASLASLTGLLEALSGQGIGFSRVGGTLSQDARTVSLADFGAYGPALGLSGKGQIERASDKVHFEGTLVPAYGLGQILGAIPLIGRIITGVKSEGFLAVDFVVNGSLQEPDVTVKPLTAIAPGFLRDLVRLFGSAEGIANDLRDGAERGGTTR
- a CDS encoding bifunctional [glutamine synthetase] adenylyltransferase/[glutamine synthetase]-adenylyl-L-tyrosine phosphorylase, which gives rise to MSTLLRVSPREEFPEPADPQAAAVGLERWRERALESDGEARQATRWVEDLIASASGRRMLAAVFGNSPFLTECLLAEPPFLQRLLEDGPQATLARLLGEIEQGTPGLDTPDLMARLRIARRRTALTIALADLAGAWPVEEVTQGLSLFADRVLEVTVDHVLRQAHAAGRLQLADPLRPSAGSGFFVLAMGKLGAHELNYSSDIDLIVLYDSALPAYGEIDDLQARFVRATRELVRILEERTAEGYVFRTDLRLRPDPSATPVALSVDAAEVYYESLGQNWERAAMIKARVAAGDKPAGERFLKHLRPFIWRRSLDFAAIQDIHSIKRQIYAHRGGRDISLNGHNLKLGRGGIREIEFFAQTQQLIWGGRDPRLRATATCATLEALVEADRVEAKAAAELIEAYRYLRKVEHRLQMIGDAQTQTLPEDDAGMRQLAVFLGYPDAASFGQALLKNLRTVERHYAHLFEEAPSLSTPGNLVFTGADDDPGTVETLRSLGYRDTSMVCQTVRGWHHGRHRATRSERARQLLTELMPALIGALAKTADPDAAFLRFDEFLSRLPAGVALFSLFHSNPGLLGLIAEIMGAAPRLAEALSRQPARLDAVLSEQLEALQPAAPQLRADLESMLTQARDYEDMLDLSRRWLEDRKFRLGVQVLRGLIDAEAAGPELADLAETVVSVLMPLVAGAFAETHGRVPGADMAVLALGKLGGREMTIASDLDLIFVYDAAVDVESDGPKPLLAGQYFGRLSQRLLAGLSALTAEGRMYEVDMRLRPSGSKGPIASNLEGFVRYHDESAWSWEHLALTRARPIAGPEGLRQAATAVIKDVLTRRRDPDKLIIDVADMRQRMAKEQARPTGTISDWEIKHRSGGLVDVEFIAQYLQLRHAHDHPEVLATNTTVALEKLAEAGLIAKRTAAELIRATGFWRRLQGLLRLTVSGEPEDRTIPDGVKEALALAGGAADFDRLKREMSDVARRVGRHYQRLIEAPAAKLAEKRKSKGATA